In Dysgonomonadaceae bacterium zrk40, one genomic interval encodes:
- a CDS encoding histidine kinase, which yields MGQDLKQKTRGSWNNLFVHLLLWGVIFILPYFFIDSERIFTWRPFLRSIPEMVGFLMVFYINFFLLIEKLLFKGRNKAFILWNIVLIIAVSFIMHYTRELMEFLWPYLRPRWRGRPNGNNFFPLLFLLRNSTSLFMMMGLSVALKMTVRWLQVENERKELAKAKSEAELQNLKNQINPHFLLNTLNNIYALIEFNPPKAQQAVMDLSKLLRHLLYDNNQAFVPLKQEADFMRNYIELMRIRLADHVKLTTRFDYSDSSNTLISPLIFISLMENAFKHGISGEHDSFIEISLKEHPDGKVEFVTRNSYFPKSGSDKSGSGIGLDLVKRKLELLYPDSYLWHTTVEDDVYSTVLVIDTKKRKDDTELLDR from the coding sequence ATGGGACAGGATTTGAAACAAAAAACAAGGGGCAGTTGGAACAACCTGTTTGTGCACCTGTTGCTATGGGGGGTGATTTTCATCCTCCCATACTTTTTTATTGATTCGGAACGCATCTTCACCTGGCGTCCGTTCCTGCGTTCCATACCTGAGATGGTTGGTTTTCTGATGGTTTTTTACATAAACTTCTTTCTCCTGATAGAGAAGTTGCTCTTTAAAGGCAGGAACAAGGCGTTCATACTGTGGAACATCGTACTGATCATTGCCGTCTCATTCATCATGCACTATACACGCGAACTGATGGAGTTCCTGTGGCCTTACCTGCGACCCCGCTGGCGCGGTCGACCCAATGGGAACAATTTTTTCCCGCTGTTGTTTTTACTGCGCAACTCCACCTCGCTCTTCATGATGATGGGGTTGAGTGTGGCTCTGAAGATGACGGTACGATGGCTCCAGGTGGAGAACGAACGCAAGGAGTTGGCGAAGGCCAAGTCGGAGGCGGAGTTGCAGAACCTGAAGAATCAGATCAATCCCCACTTCCTGCTCAACACACTAAACAACATCTACGCACTGATAGAGTTTAACCCACCCAAGGCTCAGCAGGCGGTGATGGACCTGAGCAAACTGCTGCGGCACTTGCTCTATGACAACAACCAGGCTTTTGTTCCATTGAAACAGGAGGCTGATTTCATGCGCAACTACATCGAACTGATGCGCATCCGCCTGGCCGATCATGTGAAGTTGACCACCCGCTTTGATTATTCTGACAGCAGCAACACCCTTATTTCTCCGCTAATTTTTATATCTTTGATGGAGAATGCGTTCAAGCACGGCATAAGCGGTGAGCATGACTCCTTCATCGAGATCTCGTTAAAGGAGCATCCCGACGGGAAGGTGGAGTTTGTGACCCGTAACAGCTACTTCCCAAAAAGTGGTTCTGACAAGAGCGGCAGCGGCATCGGTCTGGATCTGGTGAAACGAAAACTGGAACTGCTCTATCCCGATAGCTATCTGTGGCATACCACCGTGGAGGATGATGTCTATTCAACCGTGCTGGTGATCGACACAAAAAAACGAAAGGATGATACTGAACTGCTGGATCGTTGA
- a CDS encoding response regulator transcription factor codes for MILNCWIVDDEPLALSLLESYVERTTFLRLTGKYSNALTAMKRIEGEKVDLLFLDIQMPEVNGMEFARIIGSHTRIIFTTAFSEYALEGYKVSAIDYLLKPFSFTEFHAAAKKALNWFEMTEQKPAAEYRQEKVGLFVKSEYKLIHLLYDDLLYIEGLKDYVKIYTEQDPKPILSLMSLKSLEEELPVDRFMRVHRSYIIHTNKISSINKNRIIIGKKQIPIGETYRRQFNLMIGNR; via the coding sequence ATGATACTGAACTGCTGGATCGTTGATGATGAACCACTGGCGTTGTCCCTCCTCGAATCATACGTGGAAAGGACTACCTTTCTGCGTCTCACCGGGAAATACAGTAACGCCCTCACGGCTATGAAGCGTATTGAGGGTGAGAAGGTGGATCTTCTTTTCCTTGATATTCAGATGCCGGAGGTGAACGGGATGGAGTTTGCCCGCATCATTGGCAGCCACACCCGGATCATCTTCACCACCGCTTTTAGTGAATATGCCCTTGAGGGGTATAAGGTGAGTGCCATCGACTATCTGCTGAAACCATTCTCCTTCACCGAATTCCACGCCGCCGCCAAGAAGGCACTCAACTGGTTTGAGATGACTGAGCAGAAGCCTGCTGCGGAGTATCGGCAGGAGAAAGTAGGTCTCTTCGTGAAATCGGAGTACAAGCTGATTCACCTCTTATATGATGACCTACTCTATATTGAAGGGTTGAAAGATTATGTGAAGATCTATACCGAGCAGGATCCCAAACCGATCCTCTCGCTCATGAGCCTCAAGTCGCTCGAAGAGGAGCTGCCTGTCGATCGTTTCATGCGGGTGCATCGTTCCTACATTATCCACACGAACAAGATCAGCAGCATCAACAAGAACAGGATCATCATCGGTAAAAAACAGATCCCGATAGGGGAGACCTACCGCCGACAGTTTAACTTGATGATCGGAAACAGGTGA
- a CDS encoding DNA starvation/stationary phase protection protein yields the protein MKTLDYLGLDPKNVKKTVDGLQELLASFQVYYTNLRGFHWNVKGVMFFGAHARFEEYYDDAAEKVDEIAERILMLGGVPAHNFSDYLKASAIKETEVVSDHKEILKLILDNLKVLISLERKVLETASEGDDEGTVALMGDFISAQEKTVWMLTATLS from the coding sequence ATGAAAACATTGGATTATTTAGGTTTAGACCCCAAGAATGTAAAAAAGACAGTTGACGGACTTCAGGAGCTGCTGGCCAGCTTCCAGGTCTACTACACCAACCTGCGCGGTTTTCACTGGAACGTGAAAGGTGTAATGTTCTTTGGAGCACATGCCCGTTTTGAAGAATACTACGATGACGCAGCTGAGAAGGTAGATGAAATAGCTGAACGGATCCTGATGCTGGGTGGTGTCCCTGCACACAATTTCAGCGACTACCTGAAAGCATCTGCCATCAAGGAAACAGAGGTGGTAAGCGACCACAAGGAGATCCTCAAGCTGATTCTCGACAACCTGAAGGTGTTGATCTCACTGGAGCGCAAGGTGCTTGAGACCGCTTCTGAAGGTGACGATGAGGGCACGGTAGCCCTGATGGGTGATTTCATCTCCGCTCAGGAAAAAACGGTCTGGATGCTTACTGCTACTCTTTCATAA
- a CDS encoding patatin-like phospholipase family protein, which yields MKKVVFLLMMLFCFTSMMQAKEHPRKKVAVVLSGGSAKGFVHVGVLKVLERAGIPIDYIAGTSMGAVVGGIYAVGYDAEMIDSLIQLQEWNYLMSDNINRENLLATQRDRRNEFIVSLPYSLNIRERSGNVSLPRGVFSGQNLYSLFLNLTIGFQHEMDFDDLPTPFGCVAADARTGKEVVFRKGILPEAIRASMAIPGVFTPVEKDSMLLIDGGLINNYPVDLARRMGADIVIGVIIPPDEKEKEQNRGNITEIAEQLTNFVGKEKKLQNIDDTDILITPDVHPYGLMDFQKPAIDSLIARGEQAAMEQWEALMTLKASLGITGDDSTVRKRQNPYINLDTLLVDQVSVEGVSARDEKRILQLLPEQIEKVTRKELDAMTARIFGAGLFSRVTYRLDGNPPFNLVFLVEPKEYNTLNLGIHFDTSDMAAILANTTVRLSESYNSMIDITTRLSRNPYLQINYTVNNNLFYRGGISYRISNNNLSIYNRGRLSHQFEIMRNALDLNFSEFYFGNVQLHLGAGFEYFDFSNLLERNEIPNSQGIEDHLYINYMINGIYDNLNSIYFPSSGQYFSFRYSLHTDNFVQMKENLPLSVLNMNFAKPLPLSEKTFLTPRISARYVMNDSVPFIYRNFVGGRRDGHYLPQQIALQGSAGMELLENMVVTADAMIYHQFRQNNYLYANLNYTLHNNHLYNLYKGDDYWGFNAGYSFLSIAGPLRLELGYSGLSRKFHPYVSFGYHF from the coding sequence ATGAAAAAAGTTGTTTTCCTGTTGATGATGTTGTTCTGTTTCACATCCATGATGCAGGCAAAAGAGCACCCCCGCAAGAAAGTGGCAGTGGTGCTCAGTGGAGGATCAGCCAAAGGATTTGTACATGTGGGGGTCCTCAAGGTGCTGGAACGTGCCGGCATCCCAATCGACTACATTGCAGGTACCAGCATGGGAGCTGTTGTGGGCGGTATCTATGCCGTGGGTTATGATGCAGAGATGATTGACTCGCTCATACAACTGCAAGAGTGGAACTACCTGATGAGCGACAACATCAACCGGGAGAACCTCCTGGCAACGCAGAGAGACAGACGGAACGAATTCATTGTCTCCCTCCCATACAGCTTGAACATCAGGGAAAGAAGCGGTAATGTAAGCCTGCCGCGTGGCGTCTTCTCGGGACAAAATCTATACAGTCTTTTTCTGAACCTCACCATCGGTTTTCAACACGAGATGGATTTCGATGATCTCCCCACCCCCTTCGGATGTGTGGCTGCCGATGCACGCACCGGCAAGGAGGTTGTCTTCCGGAAGGGAATCTTACCTGAAGCCATCAGAGCCAGCATGGCCATACCGGGAGTTTTCACACCGGTAGAGAAAGACAGCATGCTGTTGATTGACGGGGGACTGATCAACAACTATCCGGTTGATCTGGCCAGGCGCATGGGGGCGGACATTGTGATAGGAGTAATTATTCCCCCTGATGAAAAAGAAAAAGAGCAGAACCGGGGCAACATCACAGAGATTGCAGAGCAGCTCACCAACTTTGTGGGAAAAGAAAAAAAGTTGCAGAATATCGATGATACCGATATCCTGATCACGCCCGATGTGCATCCTTACGGATTAATGGATTTTCAGAAGCCGGCAATCGACTCATTGATCGCACGTGGTGAGCAGGCTGCCATGGAACAATGGGAAGCCCTCATGACACTGAAAGCATCGCTGGGGATTACCGGAGATGATTCCACGGTAAGAAAACGACAAAATCCTTACATCAATCTTGACACCCTGCTGGTCGATCAAGTTAGCGTTGAAGGTGTCTCTGCTCGAGATGAGAAGCGGATATTGCAGCTTTTGCCTGAACAGATTGAAAAGGTCACCCGTAAAGAACTGGATGCAATGACAGCCCGCATTTTCGGTGCCGGCCTCTTTTCCCGTGTAACCTATCGTCTCGATGGTAATCCACCCTTTAATTTGGTCTTTCTGGTGGAGCCGAAAGAATATAACACCCTTAACCTGGGGATTCACTTCGACACCAGTGATATGGCAGCTATCCTGGCAAACACAACCGTCAGGCTGAGTGAATCTTATAATTCAATGATCGACATCACCACGCGACTCAGTCGCAATCCCTACCTGCAAATCAACTACACCGTCAACAACAATCTTTTCTACAGAGGTGGCATCAGTTACCGAATCAGCAACAACAACCTCAGCATCTACAACCGGGGCCGTCTCTCCCACCAGTTTGAGATTATGCGCAATGCCCTGGATCTCAACTTCTCGGAGTTCTATTTTGGCAACGTTCAGTTACACCTGGGTGCCGGATTTGAATATTTCGATTTTTCCAACCTCCTGGAACGAAATGAGATTCCAAATTCGCAGGGTATTGAAGACCACCTCTACATCAATTACATGATCAATGGGATATATGACAACCTGAACAGCATCTATTTCCCCTCATCGGGACAATACTTCTCCTTTCGCTATTCACTTCACACCGATAACTTTGTGCAAATGAAGGAGAATCTGCCACTCAGCGTGCTCAACATGAATTTCGCTAAGCCATTGCCACTGAGTGAAAAGACATTTCTCACACCTCGCATCTCCGCGCGGTATGTGATGAACGACAGTGTTCCGTTTATCTACCGCAATTTCGTGGGGGGAAGAAGAGACGGGCACTACCTGCCCCAGCAAATAGCACTTCAGGGTTCTGCAGGAATGGAGTTACTGGAAAACATGGTGGTTACAGCCGATGCGATGATATACCACCAATTCAGGCAAAACAATTACCTCTACGCCAACCTCAATTACACCCTACACAACAATCATCTCTACAATCTATACAAGGGAGATGATTACTGGGGATTCAATGCGGGTTACTCATTTCTCTCCATTGCCGGACCGTTAAGGTTGGAACTGGGTTACTCCGGTCTCTCACGAAAATTCCACCCCTATGTAAGCTTCGGATATCATTTCTGA
- a CDS encoding aldo/keto reductase, giving the protein MKKREIGNTGMMVTPLSFGASSLGGVFHSLKEEEGIEAVLIALEHGINFIDVSPYYGHLKAEKVLGKALQRADRKSYYLSTKVGRYGNEGVNEWDYSARRAEESLYESMERLQVDYIDLINVHDIEFADLDQVCNETLPKLVELREKGVVGHVGITNLTLRHFVYVIDHVPPGTVESILSFCHYTLNDDSLGDYLGYFAQHGVGVINASPFSMGLLTERGAPEWHPAPEPLKMLCRKAADYCRERGESIEKLAIQYAVSNPQIATTLFSTTRSASVMQNLRWMEEPLNEELLADVRRILEPRFRDTWLNS; this is encoded by the coding sequence ATGAAAAAAAGAGAAATCGGAAACACCGGTATGATGGTGACACCCCTGAGCTTTGGAGCCTCCTCACTGGGGGGGGTGTTTCACTCCCTGAAAGAGGAGGAAGGTATCGAAGCGGTGCTGATAGCGTTGGAACATGGGATCAATTTCATCGATGTGTCGCCTTACTACGGGCATCTCAAAGCGGAGAAAGTGCTGGGAAAGGCTTTACAAAGAGCGGACCGGAAGAGTTATTACCTCTCCACAAAGGTGGGACGCTACGGCAATGAGGGGGTGAATGAGTGGGACTACTCAGCACGAAGGGCTGAGGAGAGTCTCTATGAGAGCATGGAACGGCTGCAAGTCGATTACATTGACCTGATCAACGTACATGACATTGAATTTGCCGATCTTGATCAGGTCTGCAATGAAACACTGCCTAAATTGGTAGAGTTACGGGAGAAAGGTGTGGTAGGGCATGTCGGGATCACCAACCTGACACTCCGCCATTTCGTCTATGTGATTGATCATGTGCCACCGGGCACAGTGGAGTCGATCCTCTCCTTCTGTCACTATACACTCAACGATGATTCCCTGGGTGATTATCTCGGCTATTTTGCACAGCATGGGGTGGGTGTGATCAACGCCTCTCCTTTCTCCATGGGGTTGCTGACAGAGCGGGGTGCCCCTGAGTGGCATCCGGCACCGGAGCCATTGAAAATGCTCTGCCGGAAGGCGGCCGACTACTGCCGGGAGAGAGGTGAAAGCATTGAAAAGCTGGCCATCCAATATGCCGTATCGAATCCGCAGATTGCCACCACACTTTTCAGCACCACCCGCAGCGCATCGGTGATGCAGAACCTGCGATGGATGGAGGAGCCTCTCAACGAGGAGTTGCTGGCCGATGTAAGGAGAATTTTGGAGCCCCGTTTCAGGGACACCTGGCTGAACAGTTAA
- a CDS encoding zinc-binding alcohol dehydrogenase family protein, which yields MKAVKISAVGQAAPEEKERPVAQPGEVLLKVVYAGFCGSDLNTYLGMNPMVRMPVIPGHEISAVVEQVTEGVPANIRVGMRCTVNPYTSCGNCPSCRNGRPNACQFNQTLGVQRDGAMCEQIVVPWQKVITADNLNARELVLVEPLSVGFHAVARGAVTDLDVVMVIGCGMIGTGAIIRAALRGARVIAVDLDHQKLELAKQLGATDTIHSKEEDLHTRLMELTGGMGPDVVIEAVGSPSTYRMAIDEVAFTGRVVCIGYAKSEVSFETKYFVSKELDIRGSRNALPEDFRAVIAYIRRNRLPASLITAVYPPEAAGEALQYWSENRERVIKIILAFE from the coding sequence ATGAAAGCAGTAAAGATATCAGCTGTCGGGCAGGCTGCCCCGGAGGAAAAAGAGAGGCCGGTGGCACAACCGGGTGAGGTGTTGTTGAAAGTGGTCTACGCCGGATTCTGCGGATCGGACCTGAACACCTACCTGGGGATGAATCCGATGGTGCGCATGCCGGTGATCCCCGGTCATGAAATCAGTGCCGTGGTAGAGCAGGTGACAGAGGGTGTTCCGGCGAACATAAGGGTAGGGATGCGCTGTACGGTGAATCCTTACACCAGCTGCGGCAACTGTCCCTCCTGTCGCAACGGACGTCCCAACGCCTGTCAGTTTAACCAGACCTTGGGTGTACAGCGCGATGGTGCCATGTGCGAACAGATTGTTGTACCCTGGCAGAAGGTGATCACCGCTGACAACCTTAATGCCCGGGAGCTGGTGCTGGTGGAACCACTGAGTGTTGGTTTTCATGCCGTAGCGCGGGGCGCTGTCACCGACCTGGATGTGGTGATGGTGATTGGTTGCGGGATGATCGGCACCGGGGCAATCATCCGCGCGGCACTGCGGGGTGCACGGGTGATCGCGGTGGACCTGGACCATCAGAAGCTGGAGTTGGCGAAGCAGCTGGGTGCGACAGATACAATCCACTCCAAAGAGGAGGATCTGCATACTCGCCTGATGGAGTTGACAGGTGGGATGGGTCCCGACGTGGTGATTGAGGCGGTGGGCTCCCCCTCCACCTATCGCATGGCGATCGACGAGGTGGCGTTCACCGGTCGGGTGGTTTGTATCGGCTACGCCAAGTCGGAGGTCTCCTTCGAAACCAAATATTTCGTCTCAAAAGAGCTGGACATCAGGGGCTCACGCAATGCGCTGCCGGAAGATTTCCGCGCCGTGATCGCTTACATCCGGCGCAACCGGCTTCCCGCATCGCTGATCACAGCGGTCTATCCTCCGGAGGCGGCGGGAGAGGCATTGCAATATTGGTCTGAGAACCGCGAAAGAGTAATCAAAATCATCCTCGCATTCGAATGA
- a CDS encoding amidohydrolase, translated as MKADYPIIDAHAHLWLRQDTEVEGQKIETLTNGRSLFMGEIRQMVPPFILDGRNTAEIFLSNMDYARVSAAVITQEYIDGLQNDYLLEVLQRYPDRFLCCGMVDLRREGWRRHASELFQQGFRALKIPANRLLMSDRRIWLTTDELMEIFGEMERQDLLLSIDLADGAAQVAEMEEIIATFPRLRIAIGHFGMVTRPGWQEQIKLARHPNVRIESGGITWLFHEEFYPYLGAVKAIREAASLVGMEKLMWGSDYPRTITAITYRMSYDFVLRSALLTDEEKKMFLSSNARRFYGFSNLRELPYIKNMSE; from the coding sequence ATGAAAGCAGATTATCCCATTATCGATGCCCACGCCCATCTGTGGCTCAGGCAGGATACAGAAGTGGAGGGGCAGAAGATTGAGACCCTCACCAACGGGCGTTCCCTTTTCATGGGTGAGATCCGGCAGATGGTGCCGCCCTTTATCCTGGATGGTCGCAACACCGCTGAGATCTTCTTGTCGAACATGGATTATGCCCGGGTGTCGGCAGCTGTGATCACGCAGGAGTATATCGATGGGCTGCAGAATGATTATCTGCTGGAGGTGCTGCAACGATACCCTGACCGCTTTCTCTGTTGCGGCATGGTGGATCTTCGCAGGGAGGGGTGGCGCAGGCATGCATCGGAGCTCTTCCAACAGGGATTCAGGGCGCTGAAGATTCCGGCAAACCGTTTGCTGATGTCCGACAGGAGGATATGGCTCACCACCGATGAGCTGATGGAGATTTTCGGAGAGATGGAGCGACAGGATTTGCTGCTCTCGATCGACCTGGCCGATGGTGCTGCCCAGGTGGCTGAGATGGAGGAGATCATTGCCACCTTTCCCCGGTTACGAATTGCGATTGGTCATTTCGGCATGGTGACCCGTCCCGGGTGGCAGGAACAGATCAAGCTGGCCCGTCACCCCAACGTGCGGATTGAATCGGGCGGAATCACCTGGCTGTTCCACGAAGAGTTTTATCCCTATCTGGGGGCTGTCAAGGCTATCAGGGAGGCGGCATCACTGGTCGGCATGGAAAAGCTGATGTGGGGTTCCGATTATCCGAGAACCATCACCGCCATCACCTACAGGATGTCATACGATTTCGTGCTCCGATCCGCACTGCTCACCGATGAGGAGAAGAAAATGTTCCTCAGCAGCAATGCCCGCCGGTTCTATGGTTTCAGCAATCTGAGAGAGTTGCCCTACATTAAAAACATGTCTGAATAA
- a CDS encoding LLM class flavin-dependent oxidoreductase, with translation MNDLKFSILDLAYYSESNRSAGEVLHNSTEIAILAEQLGYHRYWFAEHHNSASLMSMFPEIIMAHVASMTSRIRVGSGGVMLPNHSSLSVAERFSMLEALHPGRIDLGIGRAPGTDGRTAYALRRSWEVLREDTFPRQLNELLGFFGHDLPEEHEFARIVANPDSSLVPQFYMLGSSTGGVQYAIQKGLAFVFAAQINPEMAVPVMQLYRQQFRPSKYYGQPKAILSISVFTAETEEEAYYQAAPSLLMWTMLATGKRFTFFPTLEEANSYPYTLQERAIRDQQMNKFVIGTPEQVADQLHLWAAKTGAEEIIMLDGYPEMNARRKAYTLLARQFGLNGERK, from the coding sequence ATGAACGACTTGAAATTTTCCATCCTCGACCTGGCTTATTATTCAGAAAGTAACCGCTCTGCCGGTGAGGTGCTGCACAACTCCACCGAGATCGCCATCCTGGCGGAACAGCTGGGGTACCACCGTTACTGGTTCGCCGAACACCATAACAGCGCTTCGCTGATGAGCATGTTCCCTGAAATCATCATGGCACATGTTGCTTCGATGACTAGCCGGATAAGGGTGGGTAGCGGAGGAGTGATGCTCCCCAACCACAGCTCGTTGAGTGTGGCGGAACGCTTCTCTATGCTGGAGGCGCTGCACCCGGGACGTATCGACCTGGGCATTGGACGTGCCCCCGGCACCGACGGCAGAACAGCATATGCACTGCGTCGTTCCTGGGAGGTGTTGCGCGAAGACACCTTTCCCCGTCAGTTGAACGAGCTCTTGGGTTTCTTCGGTCATGACCTGCCGGAAGAACATGAATTCGCCAGGATTGTTGCCAATCCCGACTCTTCGCTGGTACCGCAGTTCTATATGCTGGGATCCAGCACGGGAGGAGTTCAGTATGCCATCCAAAAGGGGTTGGCATTCGTCTTTGCCGCACAGATCAACCCCGAGATGGCGGTACCGGTGATGCAGCTCTACCGGCAGCAGTTTCGCCCCTCAAAATATTACGGCCAACCGAAGGCAATACTCTCCATCAGTGTTTTCACCGCTGAAACAGAGGAGGAGGCCTACTATCAGGCTGCCCCTTCCCTGCTGATGTGGACAATGCTTGCCACCGGTAAACGCTTCACCTTCTTCCCCACCCTTGAAGAGGCGAACAGCTACCCCTACACGCTGCAGGAGAGAGCCATACGTGATCAGCAGATGAATAAGTTCGTGATTGGCACACCGGAGCAAGTGGCTGATCAACTCCACCTTTGGGCTGCGAAAACAGGGGCTGAAGAAATCATCATGTTGGATGGCTACCCGGAGATGAACGCCCGCAGGAAAGCATACACCCTGCTGGCCCGCCAGTTTGGGCTCAACGGCGAACGGAAGTAG